The window GGCAAAGATATTACCAACCTTGATCAAATCGGCCAGACGGATATTGGAGAATCGGTATCATCCTATGTGAGCAATTACATTTTCCTCAAGTGGATGCATGAGCTGGGACTTGCATTGGAGAAAGGAGATCTTTCTGTTAAGCAAGCAGTAAAGCTGGAAAGCGAAATCAAAGACTATGTTCGACTTGAAGTACAAACAGCTTATGAAAATAATGAAATTGACCCATTTACGATGAGTGTAGAACAGAATAAAATTATAATAGATCAAATACTCCTTACCTCTTACACTGCTATAAAAAATGAGCGCAATTAACATTCATGTAAAATTCGATCCTAGGGATGCGACTGAGCAAAAAGCAGTGGAAGGAGATAAAAATATTGTTATATCCATAAGTCAGGCAGACAGGGAGAGGTGGGTAACAACAAATATTATATCGCATCTCCATGATCACCGGTTAGCATTGAAAGATGAGGTTTTTGACTTATTGAGAATAGGTATCGCTATTTACACTGTGGACCAGACAGTGTCTAGAAAGGAAAACGGTTTTCAAGGCTGGAGCAGGTACCTCAAAGTCAATCTGCCAGTGTATGATCCTGCAAAATGGAAACAAGCAGTCCCGGTGCTTGAAGAAATGTTGAGCTTCCTTAGTGGAGACAAATGGGAAATAAAATTCAGAAAGAATAAAGTAAAGAGAGAGACACAGTCAAGTTTTGAGAAAAATGCTAATGGTATTGAAAAAGTGTGTCTTTTTTCAGGTGGGCTAGACTCATTTATCAGCTCCATTGACTTACTTAGAGGAGGATCGAAAGTTGCTTTTGTCAGTCACTATAAAGCATCTGAAAGTGCTGTGCAAACGATGTTGTATGATGCCCTTGCTGAAAACTTCAGCAAAGCTGGCTTTGAACGACATAAGATACGGGTTCAACCCGTACATAATAAGGCCAAGACCGAGCAAGAGAATTCATCTCGTGCTAGATCATTCTTGTTTTTCTGTTTAGGCATTGCCGTCGCCAATGCTCACGGAGAAGAAATTCCATTAATCATCCCAGAAAACGGTCTAATTTCATTGAATATACCGCTAACCTTAACTAGGCTAAGCAGTCATAGCACCAGAACGACCCATCCCTACTACTTAGATAAATGGAGGGAGATGCTAGAGATTCTTGGGCTAAAGAATAAGTTGGTCAATCCATACCAATTTAGAACAAAAGGTGAGATGATGGCAGAATGCAAGGACAGAAAGTTTCTAAACACCTATTATCCCCATACTATATCTTGCTCGCATCCTGAGGTTAGTCGATATGAGAAAAAGAAGCCCGGCCTAAATTGCGGCTACTGTGTTCCTTGCATCATCCGACAAGCTGCAGAAAAACGGGCAGGTAAGGTATTGACAGCTTACTCCAATCAGATATTAAAGGATGTATTACCTAATCAATCCAAAAAGGGCAGTGATCTAAGGGCATTCCAGATGGCATTCCAACGCAACGAAGGGATGAAGAGTTCCCGCCTCTCATTACAAGTTTTACGATCGGGACCTCTTCCTTATCAAAATCCAGAGGAGCTCAGCGCATACATAGATGTCTATAAACGTGGTATGGAGGAAGTGAAAAATTTTTTAAAGGACAGGAATGAATCTACATGATACGCATTTTCATTTAGACCTTTGCCCGGATGTTACGAAAATGGTCGCACAGATTGAGCGTGAAAAAATTTACACCATTGCAGTCACGAACTTGCCAGATCTATTTCTCTATACCAAGAATTTTGTAAGGAATACCAAATACATTCGGCCTTCATTAGGATTTCATCCAGAACTGGCGGCAAGTCACATAGGTCAGTTGGGCAAATTCATTGCTCTTGCCAGAGAAGCAAAGTATATTGGAGAAATTGGACTTGATAATTTCAAAAAGCAATCAGATGATTATCAGAGTCAGAAGAAAATATTCAAGGCCATTCTAGAATGTTGTGCGATGCATGGAGGAAAAGTTCTCAGTATTCATTCGCGCCGTGCAGAAGCAGAGGTGATTGCTATGGTTGGAAAGAATTATCCCGGTAGCCCTATCTTGCATTGGTATTCAGGTTCAATAAAAAATCTGGAACAAGCTTTAGATAGTGGATTCCTTTTTTCAATTAACTATGCTATGACGCAATCCACGAATGGAAAAGCAATTATAAAGGCTCTTCCATTAGCACATATCTTACTCGAGAGTGATGGACCTTTTACGCGTCTACGAGATGAGGAAGGTTGGCCAGGTCATGCTAAAGCTGTCGTTGAACAGATCGCCAGTATCAAAGGGCTCTCTGTTTCAGAAGTCTCTACTAACCTCATAATAAATTTTAAAAAACTGGTTTCTTAGTAAGTTGGGAAAGATCAAGACAATCAGTGATAAAAAAAATAGGCCGTGAGATATTTTAATTACAATAATTATTCACGATTGATAAGCAAAGACTCTAGTAGGGTATTTAACAAATAACCTACTAGGTATTATTTAATACCATAGCATAGTTAGCACCATGCCTTGCTTTTTTGCATAAATACAAAATTCTTTAAGCCGGAAAGTATTGGGCTCGTGGTCGGTGTAGTTGAACCAGTCTTCAGCGTATAGATCATTCTGAGGAACTGTATACTCGGTGCCGTTTTTATAGAACTCTGCTGTTACAGACACACCTGGGATTGATCCTTTCACGGATTTTAAATATTTGAATTCAAAATCATCACTTTCCCATCGCCAGCTGATCTTACCTTTTTTACTACAAATTACCATTAATGGTACTTGCTCACTA is drawn from Pedobacter sp. HDW13 and contains these coding sequences:
- the qatC gene encoding Qat anti-phage system QueC-like protein QatC, which codes for MSAINIHVKFDPRDATEQKAVEGDKNIVISISQADRERWVTTNIISHLHDHRLALKDEVFDLLRIGIAIYTVDQTVSRKENGFQGWSRYLKVNLPVYDPAKWKQAVPVLEEMLSFLSGDKWEIKFRKNKVKRETQSSFEKNANGIEKVCLFSGGLDSFISSIDLLRGGSKVAFVSHYKASESAVQTMLYDALAENFSKAGFERHKIRVQPVHNKAKTEQENSSRARSFLFFCLGIAVANAHGEEIPLIIPENGLISLNIPLTLTRLSSHSTRTTHPYYLDKWREMLEILGLKNKLVNPYQFRTKGEMMAECKDRKFLNTYYPHTISCSHPEVSRYEKKKPGLNCGYCVPCIIRQAAEKRAGKVLTAYSNQILKDVLPNQSKKGSDLRAFQMAFQRNEGMKSSRLSLQVLRSGPLPYQNPEELSAYIDVYKRGMEEVKNFLKDRNEST
- the qatD gene encoding Qat anti-phage system TatD family nuclease QatD — its product is MNLHDTHFHLDLCPDVTKMVAQIEREKIYTIAVTNLPDLFLYTKNFVRNTKYIRPSLGFHPELAASHIGQLGKFIALAREAKYIGEIGLDNFKKQSDDYQSQKKIFKAILECCAMHGGKVLSIHSRRAEAEVIAMVGKNYPGSPILHWYSGSIKNLEQALDSGFLFSINYAMTQSTNGKAIIKALPLAHILLESDGPFTRLRDEEGWPGHAKAVVEQIASIKGLSVSEVSTNLIINFKKLVS